The nucleotide window AAAAGAGCCGCTTCGCGACACGCTCTACACCACCTCGAAACAAAGTCGCCGGTGGCATAGGCCAAAGGTCAAAGAAGTACAAAGGCCAATCAAGCAGACCTACAGCAAATGTGCGATTGGGCCTTTTCTCAGCGGACACAGACGCCCGAAACGAAAAGGGGTAAGGCAAAGAATGCTGGATTTCATATGCGTCACAATCAGCGCTTACACATGCAGATGCGAGTCAGGACGCAGCAGGAAGGAGCATACGCTGAGAAATAGAGGAGGAAGCGCCACAGGTGCATGAGACCGGAGAAGCGTGAGAGATAGTCACAGGTGACCTGCTGCCAGACCTTGCGTTTTTTTCGCCTCATACGTGTCGCTATTCGCACGATTGCGCTATCCTTCTCATCGGCGCTAATGTCGGCGAAGTGGGACCactgccggccgccacctgcctcGAAAAGGTGAGCACCAGATGCGCGCAAGCCGGTAACGCAGCATCCTGCGTGTCCTCCGTATTGGGGTGCCTTGCTCTGTGGGCCCGCGTGTCACGGGTAAAGAGTAAAAGTGAGGAgacaaaaagaaacgcaaagGGTGAAAGGAGGCGCATGGAGCTGTGGCATAGCGGATGAGTGAGCAAGCGGTGGGGAAAGAAACAAGATCGAGGAGGCAGCACAACAGCCTGCGTGGTCACTTTTGGTGACTGCGGGcttggggaggaggggggagggcgcagctgcaccgaaCCTCCCTAGACATGGACGCCAAAAGGGTGCCTCCAATACGGCAGCCTACAGCTTCTCTCTAGGTGTGTGGTGGGATTCGTGTAgtgtcctctttttctcctgccTCCAGCCAGCAGTGAGGGGGAGATTGTcagcacgagagagaagagccatagtgggggaggggaagtcGAAAACCAAAAGACAAATAAACGACTGCGCGAAGAAAGAAAGCATATCTATGAGTGTGCGAAAGGGCGAGGCACGATTGATTTACGCGTAGCCGTACAGGATGTGGccgcgcttgcgcagcgcattCACGACATCGGCCGCCGTGACTGTCTTCTTGCGCGCGTACTCGGTGTaggccgtgctgcagcgcacaatgTCCTCCACATAGGCCTtcagcacgcggcgcacctcctcgtagaGGTCGCCCGAGATGCGCTTTacaccaccgcggcgcgccatgcggcggacgcagccgcgcgtgATGCCACGAAtgttgtcgcgcagcaccttcttctgGCGCTTCTGGCTGCCCTTGGCGTCAGCGGAGCGCTTACCCTTGGCCATGTTGGATGTGTTGGCGGAGAGATGAAAGCGGTGTAAGCTGGGAAGCGTGACGAATCTCAGTtgagacagagaggaggaagaagtgaGCAGGTAACGTAGATGATGCATACGAGATGAAATCAAGGAGACCCTCAACGGCGATACGAGCCACCCAGAATGGCGCAGGGGCGGGAAAGAAGAATGCAAAGAAGCAGGTCCTCCTGTGACAGAGATCCGAGCGGGGATGAAAGGGGTGGCGCACGCTTCACAAGGAACCATTGCACATCTCTTCTTTTCGCCTTCAGGAATGCACACCACAGTACATCACATGGTATGGAGTACGTCAAGTGTCGCAGCCGAGCCAAAGGGCTCACAACAAAGGCGAACGAGACGTAAAGTTTGTGACTAAAGGACCAAGGGCAATCACATCTGCGGAAAGAGTGCGGAATGCAGTGGAAACTAAGCAGCACTGTgcaacgaaaaggagaagaataAGATTACTTACTCAGTGCGCCGAGGAAAGCAGGGGCATGTCATCAGGACAGAGTCTCGGCGCGGNNNNNNNNNNNNNNNNNNNNNNNNNNNNNNNNNNNNNNNNNNNNNNNNNNNNNNNNNNNNNNNNNNNNNNNNNNNNNNNNNNNNNNNNNNNNNNNNNNNNCCAGCCTGTATATTTCGCAAatccatcaccacatcccaccaaccacccccatcccccttccagttcttttgcccagacaaattaacccggccaactataaggtcaagtgccattcgattgcctttgtggttttacacgccgccaatggaaccctaaccctaaccctaaccctaaccctagccctaaccctaaccctaatgccaccgtcctgtgtgatagggtgctcgcgaagatatgatttcttgaagacaagtaaagggcgagaagggagaaaggtttgtggaaggcagatgggtatggagagagtcttcgcgaccccattgggaagcggcaaggcaggcacgcaaccacgaccgcggcgccgcgtcatgattatgccgccggtcccctctaccgcgctcggtcgcgtgaggagcacatcaagtcgtcttggacttcttttgtgtgctttttcttatggcttggcaccggtaccggggaagcctcccccccatAGCACGCGGTTAGCCATCCATAACTTGTGAgcgatgtcgtcgcaccgtcctccggagagtcggccgtcaggttccggctcccctcggatgtttctggtgacgatcatatctcgccgccctcctcgcggcgccgctcttcgcatAGCGGGCACCACGtgtgccggaggaacggcacgccAAACGGTTCAACCCGGTGAACCTCCAGCGATCCTGTCGCGTCCACCCCGAAGTGTCGCGAGTAGGCGTCCGCCGGATTCCGCGCACCCTCTACGTAGAAAAAGACTACGTCGATCCCTCTGTTGTACCAGAGGTCGTAGGTGTACTCGAAAAGTTTGTTCAGGGCGtagcctctgccaatgccgtcgaaaccgttcaggtgtttctgcgcaatgacaatcgcacggtggtccgtggcaagcgcgattcgcgctccgttgggcaccctgtggtgctccaccaggtgtcgcagcattagttgtgccgcgcgtggttccgcgtgtgccgagtaccgcgcctggaagcggtcTGCCTGCAGGTCTGGGTCCTCGAACCGGCCACCCGAgcggacgcggcgacgcagctggtactggcgcagtttttcgaggacgcgttccgcctcgccgtcgtcgccgccgagttgccgttccaggtcctcggtccagcgctgccgataggtccacatttctgtggcgcccgcgtcgcggaggtgaagtACAGCACCCCACCCTtccagcgacgcgtcggtgaaggccaccgcgtcataggtcgcctcgtccgtcgttgggtgtctctcgtccgagattttccaccacggattctgcaccagtgcgccgccgatctcctgcagcgaccgcgccacggaggagtcgatgtacggcaccgcgtcgtcccagtcgtacccgcggaacgtcagccggtatatgcctcggtaggctctcagcagcttgaatgcccgtgcggggttcatttgcgtggtatggagcgcgaagaagatcagcgagATGAGCGAGGCCAGACTGCGTATGGTATGGCTGGTCttttggagcgcaagcttcagcttcgccaccgtcttcaccgagttgcggatcagccgctctcggccattccatgtgtattcttcaccgagaaaaacggtgttggcactcgccagctgcaggatttcctcgtccgacatcgcctccagctcgtcccggttgggtgacgtcatcaggttcgccgccttgatgcgtgcgacgaccgtgcgcaccgcgagcacaaactcacgctcctgaccttcgcgtgcggccacgagaatgttgtcgatgagcgtggtgatggtgacgggcgtgtcgatgtcgacAATCGTCCACGTTAccgcctggccgacggcaacgctccatcgcgcgccggtcgggagagtacgaagacggtagtatcgcccgtcatgcctggctcgaaaaacgaacttgttacggagtgtcgccgcgatcgggatagcgtcgtaataagcttcgaagtc belongs to Leishmania braziliensis MHOM/BR/75/M2904 complete genome, chromosome 36 and includes:
- a CDS encoding histone H4, encoding MVPCEACATPFIPARISVTGGPASLHSSFPPLRHSGWLVSPLRVSLISSRMHHLRYLLTSSSSLSQLRFVTLPSLHRFHLSANTSNMAKGKRSADAKGSQKRQKKVLRDNIRGITRGCVRRMARRGGVKRISGDLYEEVRRVLKAYVEDIVRCSTAYTEYARKKTVTAADVVNALRKRGHILYGYA